In one Butyrivibrio proteoclasticus B316 genomic region, the following are encoded:
- a CDS encoding AraC family transcriptional regulator, whose protein sequence is MQGWIEGFQESIDFIEQNLTDELDIEAIADKAALSPFYYQRIFGALCGVTVGEYIRARRMTLAAQELTSKDIKVIDVAIKYGYDSPDSFAKAFQKFHGITPSQAREPGAALRSFAPLHIRITMEGGTMLDYRIVEKAPFTIVGVKRPFNSETSYQEIPKFWDEWLAQGENRSIKGTFGVCIDMRGKDFDYWIADLYFPWEDIPEGCETRCIPGSLWAQFPCTMSTLQETNTKIWSEWLPALNGYSLLGEYDIEVYLPPEEGSDEMSVYIWVPLKKD, encoded by the coding sequence ATGCAGGGTTGGATAGAAGGATTCCAGGAATCAATAGACTTCATAGAGCAAAATCTTACGGATGAACTGGATATAGAAGCTATAGCAGATAAAGCGGCGCTGTCACCCTTTTATTATCAACGCATATTTGGAGCTCTTTGCGGTGTAACAGTCGGTGAATATATTCGTGCGCGCAGAATGACGCTGGCTGCTCAGGAACTTACAAGTAAGGATATAAAGGTGATAGATGTTGCTATTAAGTATGGCTACGATTCACCGGATAGCTTCGCAAAAGCTTTTCAAAAGTTCCATGGAATTACGCCGTCTCAGGCACGAGAGCCTGGAGCTGCACTTCGTTCTTTTGCTCCGTTACATATTAGAATCACGATGGAGGGTGGAACCATGTTGGATTATCGTATAGTTGAAAAAGCACCGTTTACTATTGTTGGAGTAAAGAGACCATTTAATTCTGAAACGAGTTACCAGGAAATTCCAAAGTTTTGGGACGAGTGGCTGGCACAGGGAGAGAATCGTTCTATTAAAGGTACTTTTGGAGTATGCATTGATATGAGAGGTAAGGACTTTGACTACTGGATCGCAGATCTCTATTTTCCTTGGGAAGATATCCCAGAAGGGTGTGAGACCAGATGTATCCCAGGAAGCTTATGGGCACAGTTTCCTTGCACAATGAGTACTCTACAGGAAACAAACACTAAGATTTGGTCAGAGTGGCTGCCTGCATTAAATGGGTATTCACTGCTTGGAGAATATGACATTGAAGTATATCTTCCTCCAGAAGAGGGCTCAGATGAAATGTCAGTGTACATATGGGTGCCTCTTAAAAAGGATTGA
- a CDS encoding IS110 family RNA-guided transposase — protein sequence MNNITVYVGMDVHKESFTLCDYLIETEKASHTRRTHADYKEVLKYLEFLRTIYGNDTNFICGYEAGCLGYTLYHQLTNHNVNCVILAPTTMLEPRSGKRIKTDKRDAELIGKCLAQHNYSPVHVPTSTDEETKEFLRMRDDHKLALKKVKQQILSFCLRHDYRYEGKSHWTEAHVNWLKSLKPEALYKEILDEYLLTYINLRDKLERLDKRIEELALKDEYREPVKKLCCFIGVQTHTALSVLVEVGDFKRFASANQFAAYLGLVPGEESSGDEKSRLGITKAGNRHVRQLLIESSQSYSKGQIGHKSKALKSRQIGNSPQVIAYADKANERLRRKFYKMVLGKSKKHNVAKTAIARELACFMWGMITDNIA from the coding sequence ATGAATAATATCACAGTTTACGTAGGAATGGATGTACATAAGGAAAGTTTTACTCTCTGCGATTATTTAATCGAAACAGAGAAGGCGTCTCATACAAGGCGCACCCACGCTGATTACAAGGAAGTCCTAAAATATCTGGAATTCCTTAGAACCATCTACGGAAATGATACAAACTTTATATGCGGTTATGAAGCCGGATGTCTCGGCTATACTTTATATCATCAGTTAACTAATCATAACGTTAACTGTGTGATACTTGCACCAACCACTATGCTTGAACCGCGTAGTGGCAAAAGAATTAAAACTGATAAACGTGATGCTGAATTGATTGGCAAATGTCTGGCTCAGCACAATTACAGTCCTGTTCATGTTCCTACTTCTACAGATGAAGAAACAAAAGAGTTTCTCCGTATGAGAGATGATCATAAGCTTGCACTCAAGAAAGTGAAGCAACAAATACTTTCGTTTTGTCTTCGCCACGACTATCGCTATGAAGGAAAAAGTCACTGGACAGAAGCTCATGTGAACTGGTTAAAATCATTAAAGCCTGAGGCACTGTATAAAGAAATACTCGATGAATATCTGCTGACCTACATAAACTTGAGAGATAAGCTTGAACGTTTAGACAAGCGAATAGAAGAACTTGCTTTAAAAGATGAATACAGAGAGCCTGTTAAAAAACTCTGCTGTTTCATCGGGGTTCAAACTCACACAGCACTATCTGTATTGGTTGAAGTAGGTGATTTCAAACGTTTTGCATCAGCCAATCAGTTTGCTGCATATCTTGGACTTGTGCCTGGTGAAGAATCCAGTGGTGATGAAAAGTCAAGGCTTGGAATCACAAAAGCCGGAAATCGTCATGTTAGACAGCTTCTTATAGAATCATCCCAGTCATACAGCAAAGGACAAATCGGACATAAATCAAAAGCACTTAAATCCCGTCAGATTGGCAACTCACCTCAAGTCATTGCATATGCTGATAAAGCTAATGAAAGGCTAAGACGCAAGTTTTACAAAATGGTTCTTGGTAAAAGCAAGAAACACAATGTGGCTAAAACTGCAATAGCAAGAGAACTTGCCTGCTTCATGTGGGGCATGATAACCGATAATATAGCATGA